The Desulfobotulus pelophilus DNA segment ATAACGACCCGCGTTTCCTCCAACCCAGAGACCGATGTAAAAGGTAGTGACAGCGCCCAGAACATTACCCAGAGTCGCCGCAAATACCGAAGTCACAGGATCTTTACCATTCAGAAGGGCTGCGATAAGCAGCACCTCCGAAGCACCCGGCAACAGGGTAGCGGCAATAAAGGCAGACAGAAAAAGCCCCGCCAGCCAAAGCTCATCGGAAAAAGAAAACAGTGTATTCAAAATGATTACCGCTTTAAAGTATAAAAGTTCAGATCACCCGTCACACGGACAGGCGTACACCTTACCATACAGGACAAAAGGGCCTGCATCCCTGATGCAGTACAGCGGCGGGGGAATGGAAAAACTCTTTTTTTACTGTAATTCGGAAGAGGGAATTGGCTTTCAGCCTATTCTTTGCCCTTTCTTGACGCTGAGCATCTTCCCCCGTATACTTTCTGCCGTATTCTTTTGTCCCCTCAGGCCAACAAACACGGAGGTTCTATGGAGTCCCTGGAAGAGTTTATAGCAACAACCATTGATGTATGGAACAATGGATTCATGGGTATTCCCATAGCGCGGTATCTTGCAGCGGCCAGCATCCTGCTCTTTTTTCTCATGCTCAGACGTACGGTGGTTCAGTGGTCCCTCAATTATCTGAAAAAATTAAGCGGCAAAACATCTACCCGACTTGACGATGAAATTGTTGCTTCCCTTGAGCCTCCCATAAGGCTGCTCCCTATCATCCTTGGCATATTTTTGGGACTGCGCTTTCTTCAACTGGAGGGATCAGCCGCCCTCTTTTCTGAAAAATTCGTACGATCCATGATT contains these protein-coding regions:
- a CDS encoding YqaA family protein, which gives rise to MNTLFSFSDELWLAGLFLSAFIAATLLPGASEVLLIAALLNGKDPVTSVFAATLGNVLGAVTTFYIGLWVGGNAGRYLGISDEKRQRSGEWISRYGSWVLIFSWVPVIGDPLVLAAGMLGMKTTRFLIFMTMGKAGRYLLVAWLTLGAEYLWL